tgtatatttaaCTCATTTCAAAGGTGTATTAGTAATACACATTTTATGTGCAAATTTTAGTTTGGTTGAAAAAAATATGGGTAGTGTAGAGTAATCTGTATAGATGCAACTTTGGTTTCTGTAAATTCGATATAAATGAGACCAGTAACTAAATGATCCAATCAGTGTATTTGAGAACCAAGTAAAGGATCACGAAATATACGATAAGTATGTGAGTCTTGAGTTCAAGTTCTATCTTAATGAATGCAAATACTGGACCCAATTTTTTACATCATGGGTCCGTTATGGGCCTATGAGTTTGATGTTATGGATATGCCAATTTACACAACAAAAAGGTTTACATAAATATGTTAAGAAAatgactatacagccatcatacCTGTGAAGGGCATTTGGGATCACCATCAGGATCTGTCCTGCTTCCTCCCCAGTGTTGAGGAAGCTGGTCAGCATCAATGTCTTCCAACAGGGCCTCTTTCCACCCACTGTATCCAAAGATGCGTATTTTCTTAAGGGTAACTTCATGAAGGAAGGGTTTAATCAGAGCATAAGCTAGTGTAAACACCTTCGGTGCTGCAAAAGTAGTTTCCTCTATTACTTGATCATACAGTGGGCGTATATTGGATACACATGGAGATGAGACAACAAATACTTCAAAAATATATCCAATTCTACAATGCTTAAACTTTTAGTCACATGGAATaagcactatatatacatataagtaaggGCAGAAATTTCTCACCATTTATAACATAGGCACATTTGAGAAACTCAGGATAGTTAGCCTCATACAGCTGTACTAACTCAAGGATCACATCCATTGCTGCAAGTGAGAAGAGTAAAGTATTTCATGAATCACAAGATACAGTGAATGAAGTTTAAAAGATAATAAATTTCTTGCAAACTCAGATCAATGAACAAGGGGTGGATAAAGCAGGTACAGCCTCTGATCTTCACTTACACATATGTGCAACTCAAGtttaatgtattatatatattgacCTGAGGCTTCCACACTAATAAGAGCTTAAATTTTCgtttttcacactcagtcaaaTAATTAAGACAGATTTTCTTTATTCACACTTATCAAGCTCATACACAATATAAATCATGGTTAAATAAGAGATTTTATTAGAATTCATATTACAAACTTCTCATAAACAAAAAATTAGCCTGGTCTTATTTAGGGTGCAGTGACAAACTGCATACAAAACATACTAGGCAAAATTATATGAAGAGACTGTGTGCAGTTTATGTCTTGAGATGTTAATTCTTCagatgaacaaaaaagaaaaattatatacacaaagaaaacCTTGTCAGTAAATGCAGGTATACATTAATTCTGGCATTCCTGACATAAAGTCCTCACTAACCAGGTTTCCAAGTAACATGTCTTAAAGAGAAGTTCTCAAGGTCAAATATACAGCACTGCTGGGTCACAGGGTGACCCAAAACCTGAGTTTGTTTGGCCATGTCTTGCCGAGATGCTTCCAAAACCCGAATAGTGTAGCGTATGTAGTCATTCTTACGCACACTTGACAGAAGTCCCCTCATGTCACATCCTCCATACGGAATAACCCAAACTGGTGATAAGGAAAATATTATCTTTTACTATTTTTCTATTTCAGATATGGAATATTACCATACAGAATCAAATTAtaagatatattttatttattaatcatactttgttgctgtcttctgcattagtgaggtagcgcaaggaaacacgaaagaatggcccaaaccatccacatacgcacgcacatatacatacctatacatttcaacgtatacatacatatgcatacacagacttatacatatatacacatgtattcatacttgctgtcctccgccattcctgttgctaccccgccacacatgaaatggcacccccctccccccacacacgtgcaaggtagcgctaggaaaagacaacaagggccacattcgttcacactcaatctctagctgtcatgtgtaatgcaccgaaaccacagctccctttccatatctaggccctacaaaaacttcccatggtttactccagacactccacatgccctggttcaatccaatgacagcatgtcgacccctgtatactacattgtttcaattcactatattccttgcacgcctttcaccctcctgtatgttcaggccccgatcactgaaaatctttttcactccatccttccacctccaatctggtttcccacttctcgttccctccacctgacacatatatcctctttgtcaatctttcctcattcattctcttcatgtgaccaaaccatttcaatacaccctcttctgctctctcagccacactctctttattatcacatctctcttaccatttcattacttacttgatcaaaccacctcacaccacatattgtcctcaaacatctcatttccaacacatccaccctcctccgcacaaccctatctatagcccacacctcataaccatatataacattgttggaaccaccattccgtcaaacatacccatttttgctttccgagacaatgttctcaccttccacacattcttcaatgctcccagaacctttgccccctcccccaccatgtgactcacttccgcttccttagttaaatccgctgttaaatccactcccagatatctaaaacacttcacttcctccagtttctctccattcaaacttacctcctaattgacttgtctctcaaccctactgtacctaataaccttgctcttattcacatttactctcagctttcttctttcacacactttaccaacctcagtcaccagtttctgcagtttcaatctaacaaccatggagatatcacgcacccttgccgcaaacctacattcactgagaaccaatcactttcctctcttcctactcgtacacatgccttacatcctccaaaaaacttttcactgcttctagcaacttgcctcccacaccatatattcttaataccttccactgagcatctttatcaactctatcatatgccctctccagatccataaatgctacatacaaatccatttgtttttctaagtatttctcacatacattcttcaaagcaaacacctgatccacacatcctctaccacttctgaaatcacactgctcttccctaatctgatgctctgtacatgccttcaccctctcaatcaataacctcccgtataatttcccaggaatactcaccaaacttatacctctgtaatttgaacactcacttttaccccctctgcccttgtacaatggcactatacatgtattctgtcaatcctcaggtacttcaccatgagccatacatataatgaatatcctcaccaacctcaacaacacaatcacccccttttttaatacatttcactgcaataccatctaaacccgccgtcttgctggctttcatcttccgcaaaattttcactacctcttctctgtttactaaaccaatctccctgaccctctcactttgcacaccacctcaaccaaaacaacctataactgccactcatcatctaacacattcaacaaaccttcaaaatactcactccatctcctcacatcaccactacttgttattacctccccattagcccacttcaccgatgttcccatttgttctcttgtcttatgcactttatttacctctttccaaaatatctttttattctccctaaaatttaatgatactctctcaccccaactctcatttgccctctttttcacctctttcacctttctcttgacatcctgcctttttcttttataaatctcacagtcatttgcactatttcccagcaaaaatcatccaaatgcctcactcttctctttcactaataatcttacttcttcatccctccactgactaccctttctaatctgaccacctcccacctttctcctgccccaagaatcttttgcgcaagccatccctgcttccctcaatacatcccattcctctcccattccccttacgtcctgtgctctcacctttttccattctgcattagtctctcctggcacttcctcacataagtctcttccccaagcttacttactctcaccactctcttcacccaaaattctctcttcttttctgaaaacctctacaaatcttcaccttcgcctctacaagataatgatcagacatccctccagttgcacctctcagctcatcaacatccaagagtctgtctttcatgcacctatcaattagcacgtaatccaataacgctctctggccatctctccaacttacacacatatacttatgtatatctctctttttaaaccaggtattcccaatcactagtcctttttcagcacacaaatctacaagttcttcaccatttacaacaatgaataccccaagacatcaattattccctcaactgccacattactcacttttgcattcaaatcaaccatcattataataacccggtctcctgcatcaaaactgctaacacactcactcagcactcccaaagcacttgcctctcatgatctttcttctccagcccaggtgcatacgcaccaataatcacccatctctctccatccactttcagttttacccatatcaatctagagtttactttcttacactctatcacatactcccacagcacctgtttcagtagtgctactccttcttttgctaatgtcctctcaccaacccctgactttactcccaaaacatttccaaaccactcttcccctttactcttgaacattgtttcactcagagccaaaacatccagggtcctttcctccttttttctcatcatggttacatccacacacatttttagacaccccaatgtgagccttgtaggaggatgagcactccccacatgacttcctcttctgtgtccccttttagaaagttagaatacaaggaggggagggtttctagccccccgctcccgtctcttttagccgccttctacaatacacggggaatgcatggaaagtattctttctcccctatccccaggtacacTTTTACTGAGACTTTGGTAATTTGTATACATAAGTAGAGATCTAAAGTCTGCATCATAATCTATGTGATTATCAACTGCAGCATTTCTATATATAACTCACCTGGACAACCTGTTTTGTCATGTCCTACCATACCAACAGGATAATACTGGAGTAGCACCTCAGGAACATCCCAGTCCAAAACTGTATCTGCACCCCAGTCTTTGCGCCACTCCAAGCTCTTGAAACAAAAAAGATATTCATGAAGTTCAACTCAAGTAAACATAAAGTATCGAGGATGGCCCACTGAAAAAAAAGGCCATGATATGATTAATATCCAGAACACAAGCTGCCAGATTACATGTGTGAGATGGATATGAGGGTTAACTTTGTACCTTACATATCACAAGAGTCCCACTTACGACAAgtaaggctttaaatttgcccaagCTAGATGAGAGAAGAAAGGGGTGACCAGATCACAGCCTTTATGCTTTTAAAACAGTAACAATATAAACATTGCACAGTTCTTCCAAGAGTTAGAGAGATTGAATAAATAGAggatataaaatgaaattaagcaagtaaCTTATCAAAAATAATGTAAAGAATAATCTTCACAGTATAAGAGTGCTGGATGAATAGAACAAAATGACTGCAGACAGTTAATGCATAAAGCGTGCATAAAGTAAAGAAGCTGCATGCTGACGAATGCTGAAATGGGGCCCAACTCTCTCCCATAGTgtgcaaatgggtaattacaaaatAAAACATCTACACTTTATGATGGGTCCACCCAATAGAagtagccagcttcctgagtgctgtagaAGCTCCACAGCTCCACAAAAAAGACTCCTAAAGCGGAAGGTacgctaatacacacacacacacacacacacacacacgcacacacacatatatatatatatttatttatttattttgctctgtcactgtctcccgcgttagcgaggtagcgcaaggaaacagatgaaagaatggcccaacccacccacatacacatgtatatacatacccatccacacatgcaaatatacatacttatacatctcaatgtacacatatatatatacacacacagacatatacatatatacacatgtacataattcatactgtctgcctatatttattcccatcgccaccccgccacacatggaataaaaaccccctcccccctcatgtgtgcgaggtagcgctaggaaaagacaacaaaggccccatcaatcacactcagtctctagctgtcatgtaataatgcaccgaaaccacagctccctttccacatccaggccccacacaactttccatggtttaccccagacacttcacatgccctggttcaatccattgacagcacgtcgaccccggtataccatatcgttccagttcactctattccttgcatgcctttcaccctcctgaatgttcaggccctgatcactcaaaatctttttcactccatctttccacctctaatttggtctcccacttctcgttccctccacctctgacacatatatcctctttgtgaatctttcctcactcattctctctatgtgaccaaaccatttcaaaacaccctcttctgctctctcaaccacactctttttatttccacacatctcccttacccttacattacttactcaatcaaaccacctcacaccacatattgtcctcaaacatctcatttccagcacatccacccttctgcacacaactctttccatagcccatgcctcgcaaccatacaacattgttggaaccactattccttcaaacatacctatttttgcttttggagataatgttctcgacttccaaacattcttcaaggctcccagaattttcaccccctcccccaccctatgattcacttccgcttccatggttccctccgctgccacatccactcccagatatctaaaacactttacttcctccagtttttctccattcaaacttacctcccaaatgacttgaccctgaaccctactgtacctaataaccttgctcttattcacatttactctaaactttcttctttcacacactttaccaaactcagtcaccagcttctgcagtttctcacatgaatcagccaccagtgctgcatcatcagcgaacaacaactgactcacttcccaagctctctcatccacaacagactgcatacttgtccctctttccacaactcttgcattcacctccctaacaaccccatccataaacaaattaaaacaccatggagacatcacacacccctgctgcaaacctacattcactgagaaccaatcactttcctctcttcctacacgtacacatgccttacatcctcaataaaaacttttcactgcttctaacaacttgcctcccacaccatatattcttaataccttccacagagcatctctatcaactctatcatatgccttctccagatccataaatgctacatacaaatccatttgcttttctaagtatttctcaaatacattcttcaaagcaaacacctgatccacacatcctctaccacttctgaaaccacactgctcttccccaatctgatgctctgtacatgccttcaccctctcaatcaataccctcccatataatttaccaggaatactcaacaaacttatacctctgtaatttgagcactcactcttatcccctttgcctttgtacaatgggactatgcaagtattccgccaatcctcagccacctcaccatgagtcatatatacattaaataaccttaccaaccagtcaacaatacagtcatccccccttttaataaattccactgcaataccatccaaacctgctgccttgccggctttcatctttcgcaaagcttttaccacctcttctctgtttaccaactcattttccctaaccctctcactttgcacaccacctctaccaaaacagcctat
The sequence above is drawn from the Panulirus ornatus isolate Po-2019 chromosome 6, ASM3632096v1, whole genome shotgun sequence genome and encodes:
- the LOC139749159 gene encoding SEC14-like protein 2; translated protein: MLRKSLEWRKDWGADTVLDWDVPEVLLQYYPVGMVGHDKTGCPVWVIPYGGCDMRGLLSSVRKNDYIRYTIRVLEASRQDMAKQTQVLGHPVTQQCCIFDLENFSLRHVTWKPAMDVILELVQLYEANYPEFLKCAYVINAPKVFTLAYALIKPFLHEVTLKKIRIFGYSGWKEALLEDIDADQLPQHWGGSRTDPDGDPKCPSQICLGGEVPKKYYLSLSKSNLSKLVDDDKLTTLTLSKGGKKRLKYDVKQPGSHLKWEFRTEDFDIGFGVSRKVKKGEEEILVPVQRVNSQLVTEEGDLVCPEPGTYVVTFDNEFSYVRSKKILYTVYVEPPGGLKEE